One window of the Pseudarthrobacter sp. ATCC 49987 genome contains the following:
- a CDS encoding Fpg/Nei family DNA glycosylase: MPEGDSVFRAGAQLHAALAGQQLISSDFRVPRFATLKLGGWTVTEVVPRGKHLLMRLEAPARPGAGSPAEPERLTIHSHLKMEGTWQVYPPGGRWRKPGFTARCVLRTARADAVGFSLGVLEVVRSSEENSVVGHLGPDLLGPDWDLAEAERRIRAAPDVPIGVALLDQRNLAGIGNIYRCEACFLSGVHPGAPVSAVPDVAAMITDAKLLLEANLGAGRRTTVLNQRGIAVGRTSGLPGYWVYRREHQPCLKCRTPVRRGVLAKATGTEERDIYYCPTCQPLPGAGVSAG, translated from the coding sequence GTGCCTGAGGGCGATTCGGTCTTCCGCGCGGGCGCCCAGCTGCATGCTGCTCTGGCGGGCCAGCAGCTCATCTCCTCCGATTTCCGCGTTCCGCGGTTCGCCACCCTCAAACTCGGCGGCTGGACCGTGACCGAGGTGGTACCGCGTGGCAAACACCTGCTCATGCGGCTGGAGGCCCCGGCACGGCCAGGTGCCGGCAGCCCGGCGGAACCGGAACGGCTGACCATCCACTCCCACCTCAAGATGGAAGGCACCTGGCAGGTCTACCCGCCAGGCGGCCGGTGGCGGAAGCCGGGATTCACCGCCCGCTGCGTGCTGCGCACCGCCAGGGCAGACGCCGTCGGGTTCTCGCTCGGCGTCCTCGAAGTGGTACGCAGCTCCGAGGAAAACTCCGTGGTCGGCCACCTTGGTCCGGATCTGCTGGGACCTGACTGGGACCTCGCCGAGGCGGAGCGGCGGATCCGGGCCGCTCCGGACGTCCCGATCGGCGTCGCGCTGTTGGACCAGCGAAACCTGGCGGGGATCGGCAATATCTACCGCTGCGAGGCCTGCTTCCTTTCCGGGGTGCACCCCGGGGCGCCCGTCTCGGCCGTGCCTGACGTGGCGGCCATGATCACCGACGCCAAGCTCCTGCTGGAGGCAAACCTGGGCGCCGGCCGCCGGACCACGGTCCTGAACCAGCGCGGCATTGCCGTGGGCCGGACTTCCGGGCTGCCCGGTTACTGGGTCTACCGGCGCGAACACCAGCCGTGCCTGAAGTGCCGGACACCGGTGCGGCGCGGAGTCCTCGCCAAGGCCACGGGTACCGAGGAGCGGGACATCTACTACTGTCCGACGTGCCAGCCGCTGCCGGGTGCCGGCGTGAGTGCGGGATAG
- the yczE gene encoding membrane protein YczE, with the protein MMTRRLLQLLIGLAMYGISLAMFIRAGLGLDPWDVFHQGLAVKTGLSIGTVVVIVSFLVLLLWIPLRQWPGVGTLCNAVLVGVFADVGLALIPEISHLGGQAGMLAGAIVLNGIASACYIGARLGPGARDGLMTGLARRTGWSVRTSRTGIEIVVLAAGWLLGGSVGVGTVLYALAIGPLVQLLLPRFTVPEEKKPALVVVAADPAVAGP; encoded by the coding sequence ATGATGACCCGCAGGCTCCTTCAGCTCCTTATCGGCCTCGCCATGTACGGCATATCCCTGGCAATGTTCATCCGCGCCGGCCTAGGCCTGGACCCCTGGGATGTGTTTCACCAGGGCCTCGCGGTCAAGACCGGGCTCAGCATTGGCACGGTGGTGGTGATCGTGAGTTTCCTCGTGCTGCTCCTGTGGATTCCGCTGCGCCAGTGGCCGGGTGTCGGCACCCTGTGCAACGCCGTGCTGGTGGGCGTTTTCGCCGACGTCGGACTGGCGCTGATCCCCGAAATCTCCCACCTCGGAGGGCAGGCCGGGATGCTCGCAGGGGCCATCGTGCTCAACGGAATCGCCTCGGCCTGCTACATCGGTGCCCGGCTGGGACCCGGTGCGCGGGACGGCCTGATGACCGGACTCGCCCGCCGCACAGGCTGGTCCGTGCGGACATCCCGGACCGGCATTGAAATCGTGGTCCTCGCCGCGGGCTGGCTGCTCGGCGGCTCCGTCGGCGTCGGGACCGTGCTCTACGCCCTGGCGATCGGGCCGCTCGTGCAGCTCCTGCTGCCGCGGTTCACCGTGCCGGAAGAGAAGAAGCCCGCGCTCGTGGTGGTGGCAGCCGATCCGGCAGTCGCCGGCCCCTGA